One stretch of Dissulfurimicrobium hydrothermale DNA includes these proteins:
- the atpE gene encoding ATP synthase F0 subunit C has protein sequence MVLVCAGLALAADGDVEKGGHIGMLMAASLLAAGLAVGIAASGCGVGMGHCARGCLEGTARNPELAGKLTVTMFIGLALIESLTIYALVIALIALYANPLLPQLMKIFGLS, from the coding sequence ATGGTACTTGTATGCGCTGGTCTTGCACTGGCAGCGGATGGTGACGTGGAGAAGGGCGGTCACATCGGGATGCTTATGGCAGCCTCGCTTTTGGCCGCCGGTCTTGCAGTGGGTATAGCCGCATCTGGTTGTGGTGTAGGCATGGGACACTGCGCAAGGGGTTGCCTCGAGGGCACGGCCCGCAATCCAGAGCTGGCTGGCAAGCTCACGGTTACGATGTTCATCGGCCTTGCCCTTATTGAATCTCTGACAATCTATGCACTCGTTATTGCACTCATCGCACTCTATGCAAACCCGCTTCTCCCGCAGCTTATGAAGATATTCGGGCTTTCATAA
- a CDS encoding excinuclease ABC subunit UvrA, which yields MPRRYIEVVNASEHNLKGINVSIPIDEITVITGPSGSGKSTLALDVLFAEGQRRYIESLGIEAKLDVNLWERPHVEEIRNLPPPLAFEQKPIRAHPASTVATASGISHLLKLLFVNSGSVYCPVCGDEIRACSPQEMAKAVIGLGNGAKVNILASIDMGQNAELNEVVNQLRREGLARFKVDGAYITADDTLPGHTQPKELCAVIDRIIIKDGIFSRLTDSLTIGLKYGKGRVIIEALQDDSPVRTFKFSEEATCARCNISLPMITRKVFSTRHPDGMCNRCRGHGVSDKGETCRECEGTGLGRLALNIRIKNWRYPDTIKWLIEEALTHLKAIKDDTSGLRNPEAAKRLCDAIISRIKPMIDMGIQYLPLNRSIGTLSGGEVQRLKISTQLGLDLTGILYILDEPMAGLHPREQDGLWRNLERLKAKGNTIVMVEHDIDTIRRAGWLVELGPGAGELGGRLIYQGQPDKIKGCAASNTARYLDAGVCYRRAKRHIPHGVITIRDAKENNLKDITCTIPLGVLACITGVSGSGKSTLMEILYRGIRTYRTSREDTQWAIEIALLGLKSKGPNAVIVEQSCLAKTRFSMPATYMGIFPHIRMLFANTPEARARGYSSGYFSLMHKGGRCEQCQGKGVVSIDLGYLAPFNPVCDVCEGTRYNQDALSIRYRGLNISEVLGLSITEAAQFFSRIPDIRRTLQVLERIGLGYLRLGQPLSNISGGEAQRLKLARELSSASRNRVPTIYLMDEPSRGLHPSDLENLIGIIDELIDQGNSFIAIEHKIEILAVSDWIVELGPEGGPEGGRITAEGTPADIIRTDGSSTAPYFIKYNKKGLG from the coding sequence ATGCCCAGGCGTTATATCGAGGTCGTAAATGCATCGGAACACAACCTAAAAGGGATTAACGTCTCCATACCCATAGACGAGATCACTGTAATAACCGGACCTTCAGGCTCGGGCAAATCCACGCTTGCCCTGGATGTACTCTTTGCAGAGGGGCAACGCCGCTACATCGAATCCCTTGGGATCGAGGCTAAACTTGACGTCAATCTGTGGGAAAGGCCGCATGTGGAGGAAATACGAAACCTTCCGCCACCCCTCGCCTTTGAACAAAAACCTATAAGGGCCCATCCGGCCTCCACAGTAGCGACAGCCTCAGGTATATCACACCTCTTGAAGCTTTTGTTTGTAAATTCAGGCTCGGTTTACTGCCCGGTCTGTGGCGACGAGATACGGGCCTGCTCTCCTCAGGAAATGGCAAAAGCCGTCATCGGCCTCGGTAATGGTGCAAAGGTGAACATACTAGCCTCGATAGACATGGGTCAAAATGCGGAGCTAAATGAGGTAGTGAACCAATTAAGGCGTGAAGGACTTGCAAGGTTCAAGGTGGACGGTGCATACATAACCGCGGATGACACCTTGCCTGGCCATACTCAACCCAAAGAACTCTGCGCAGTAATAGACAGGATAATTATAAAAGACGGGATCTTCTCGCGCCTTACCGACTCCTTGACCATAGGGCTCAAATATGGCAAAGGCCGTGTGATAATTGAGGCCCTACAAGATGACTCCCCTGTACGTACATTCAAATTCAGCGAAGAGGCGACCTGCGCGAGGTGTAACATAAGCCTCCCCATGATCACCAGAAAGGTATTTTCGACACGGCATCCGGACGGCATGTGCAATAGGTGCAGAGGGCATGGCGTATCGGATAAAGGAGAGACATGCCGAGAGTGCGAAGGTACCGGGCTCGGCCGCCTTGCTTTAAATATTCGGATAAAGAACTGGCGCTATCCGGATACGATTAAATGGCTTATCGAAGAGGCACTGACACACCTAAAAGCCATCAAAGATGATACATCCGGCCTCAGGAATCCAGAGGCTGCGAAACGGCTCTGCGATGCAATCATATCGCGCATCAAACCCATGATAGACATGGGCATTCAGTACCTCCCACTAAACCGCTCCATTGGCACGCTTTCTGGTGGAGAGGTACAGAGACTCAAGATCTCCACTCAGCTCGGGCTAGATCTGACAGGCATCCTCTACATACTTGACGAACCCATGGCCGGACTCCATCCAAGGGAACAAGATGGATTGTGGAGAAACCTCGAGCGTCTCAAGGCCAAGGGAAACACCATAGTCATGGTGGAACACGACATAGATACCATAAGACGGGCGGGCTGGCTTGTCGAACTTGGACCAGGAGCGGGCGAGCTTGGCGGAAGGCTCATATATCAGGGCCAACCCGACAAGATTAAAGGATGTGCGGCCTCAAATACGGCGAGGTATCTTGACGCCGGCGTCTGTTACCGCAGGGCAAAAAGACACATACCGCACGGGGTTATCACCATCAGAGATGCAAAGGAAAACAATTTGAAAGACATAACATGCACCATACCGCTAGGCGTTTTGGCCTGCATAACTGGTGTCTCAGGCTCGGGCAAGAGTACGCTTATGGAGATACTGTACCGTGGCATCAGGACATACCGAACCAGCCGGGAAGATACACAATGGGCCATCGAGATCGCCCTGCTGGGCCTCAAATCCAAAGGTCCGAATGCAGTCATCGTTGAGCAGTCCTGTCTCGCAAAGACAAGGTTCTCAATGCCTGCGACATATATGGGCATATTCCCGCACATCAGGATGCTCTTCGCAAATACCCCGGAGGCCAGGGCCAGGGGATATTCAAGCGGATATTTCAGCCTCATGCACAAGGGCGGCAGATGCGAACAATGCCAAGGCAAGGGCGTCGTATCTATAGATCTCGGATATCTCGCACCATTTAACCCGGTTTGCGACGTATGCGAAGGCACTCGGTACAATCAAGATGCCCTCAGCATAAGATATAGGGGTCTTAACATATCGGAGGTGCTCGGGCTCAGCATAACCGAGGCGGCCCAATTTTTTTCCAGGATACCCGATATAAGGCGAACACTCCAGGTCCTTGAAAGGATCGGCCTCGGTTATCTCAGGCTCGGCCAACCCCTTTCCAACATCTCAGGCGGAGAGGCCCAGCGCCTGAAACTGGCAAGGGAGCTGTCCTCGGCATCAAGAAACCGTGTGCCGACAATCTATCTTATGGACGAACCGTCGAGAGGGCTCCACCCCAGCGATCTCGAAAACCTGATCGGCATAATAGACGAACTGATAGACCAAGGAAACTCGTTCATAGCCATCGAGCACAAGATAGAAATACTTGCGGTTTCAGACTGGATAGTAGAACTTGGGCCTGAAGGCGGGCCTGAAGGCGGGCGCATAACAGCTGAAGGGACGCCAGCGGACATCATAAGGACCGATGGCTCTTCAACAGCTCCTTATTTTATAAAATACAACAAAAAAGGCCTGGGATAA
- a CDS encoding HAMP domain-containing protein, translating to MKIAYKGSLQRTMIIYFLLIGFASSIIGAEFIYDVHRKELRYELMQNFSKLSDHQIKPDEAFKPIQKIAQKAVLMVVLLLVVVLILLMMFIKNITEPLQHMIEVSKLIGGGDLSHTITVTAKNELAEMGEVINKLTSDLQEIILLSKGVGTTADQFLKRVSAALGAGEISHDRMVQLRHEMKLLGSKTKLLDDIVMNFKFYGIGDRRAG from the coding sequence ATGAAGATAGCATACAAAGGCAGCCTCCAGAGGACGATGATTATCTATTTTCTGCTGATAGGCTTTGCTTCCTCCATTATCGGGGCGGAGTTTATCTACGATGTGCACAGAAAAGAACTCCGTTATGAGCTGATGCAGAACTTCTCGAAATTGTCCGATCATCAAATAAAACCCGACGAGGCCTTCAAACCGATTCAAAAAATCGCACAAAAGGCCGTTCTCATGGTCGTCCTCCTGCTTGTCGTGGTCCTTATCCTGCTTATGATGTTCATCAAGAACATAACCGAACCGTTGCAGCATATGATAGAGGTATCAAAACTGATCGGGGGCGGCGATCTCAGTCATACGATCACCGTGACCGCTAAAAATGAGCTCGCCGAGATGGGAGAGGTTATAAATAAATTAACAAGCGACCTCCAGGAGATCATATTGCTCTCCAAGGGTGTCGGGACCACAGCCGATCAATTTCTGAAAAGGGTCTCGGCGGCGCTCGGGGCCGGGGAGATCAGCCATGACCGGATGGTGCAGCTGCGACATGAGATGAAGCTCCTAGGCTCCAAAACAAAACTCCTGGACGACATCGTCATGAATTTCAAATTCTATGGAATCGGCGACCGGAGAGCTGGCTAA
- the glyS gene encoding glycine--tRNA ligase subunit beta, whose product MKTENLLFEIGVEEMPAAFIPVALADIEKFAEEGLKGAGLSYKGLKAMGTPRRLALFVSELISCQPDREEDITGPPAKIALAPDGALTKAGEGFLRAQGAGPEAVRIKDTGKGPCLVLHKVIKGRETRDVLASFLPLLAAKIRFPRTMKWGASSFRFARPIRWVVALFGDEVIPFEIAGIESGKMSMGHRFMAPGPFEVRADLASYIEALRRRFVIVDMGERRDMLLKGVMQAVAGSGGSILQDDDLIELNTNLTEYPSAVCGSFDGRFLGLPREVLITVMKEHQKYFAVVDGDGALRPNFVAINNIRPADDSIIRKGHERVLRARLADAAFFFEEDMKIPLHERVDALSGIVFNQYLGTMLDKTERVKSLALYLARGIAPEKVALVERAAYLSKADLLTGMVGEFPDLQGVMGREYALRSGECDEVATAIHEHYMPIRAGGTLPSSMTGSILSIADKIDTICGMFLIGLQPSGTQDPFGLRRQALGVLHILEASDIRFSLAGLIDQGIKGVLRDIKGKARSMQEAAGGILEFFRGRMVNNMTSRGYDLGIVEAAIRVGFDDVVDCVRRIKALAAVRVRPEFEPLSIAFKRVMNILKGFEGGDVDQTLFEAPEEKALFDAYMSLKDDVLALLRDGSYEDALIRLLSLKPLIDNFFDHVMVMVEEPRIRTNRLSILWQISNLFLRVGDLSAVAM is encoded by the coding sequence GTGAAGACCGAGAATCTGCTTTTTGAAATAGGTGTCGAGGAGATGCCGGCTGCGTTCATCCCTGTGGCCTTGGCGGATATAGAGAAGTTTGCAGAGGAAGGTCTTAAGGGAGCAGGACTTTCTTATAAGGGGCTTAAGGCCATGGGAACCCCTAGGCGCCTGGCCCTGTTTGTAAGTGAATTGATCAGCTGCCAGCCTGACAGGGAAGAGGATATTACAGGACCTCCTGCCAAGATCGCCCTTGCCCCAGATGGTGCGCTTACAAAGGCCGGCGAGGGATTTCTAAGGGCGCAGGGGGCCGGCCCAGAGGCTGTACGGATAAAAGACACGGGCAAAGGGCCGTGCTTGGTGTTACACAAGGTCATTAAAGGTAGAGAGACAAGGGATGTCTTGGCCTCCTTTTTGCCATTGCTTGCGGCAAAGATACGCTTCCCAAGGACCATGAAGTGGGGTGCATCGTCTTTCCGTTTTGCAAGGCCTATCCGTTGGGTCGTAGCGCTCTTTGGAGACGAAGTCATCCCGTTTGAGATCGCGGGGATAGAGAGCGGGAAGATGAGCATGGGACATCGCTTTATGGCCCCTGGGCCTTTTGAGGTCAGGGCGGATCTGGCTAGTTATATAGAGGCCCTTCGCAGGCGGTTCGTGATCGTTGATATGGGCGAAAGGAGGGATATGCTTCTTAAGGGGGTGATGCAGGCTGTCGCTGGTTCTGGCGGTTCGATATTGCAGGATGACGATCTTATCGAACTAAATACGAATCTTACGGAATATCCAAGTGCCGTATGCGGTTCCTTTGATGGGCGTTTTCTGGGGTTGCCGCGTGAGGTATTGATCACCGTCATGAAGGAGCATCAGAAATACTTTGCCGTAGTTGATGGAGACGGCGCGCTCAGGCCGAATTTTGTGGCCATAAACAATATCAGGCCGGCAGACGATTCAATTATAAGGAAGGGCCATGAACGTGTCTTACGTGCACGTCTTGCCGATGCGGCCTTTTTTTTCGAGGAGGACATGAAGATCCCGCTTCATGAACGCGTGGACGCACTTTCCGGGATCGTGTTCAATCAGTACCTCGGTACCATGCTAGATAAGACGGAGCGCGTGAAGTCCCTTGCCCTATATCTCGCCAGGGGGATCGCGCCTGAGAAGGTGGCGCTGGTCGAACGGGCGGCCTATCTCTCAAAGGCAGATCTTCTTACCGGCATGGTAGGTGAATTTCCAGACCTTCAGGGCGTGATGGGCAGGGAGTATGCCTTAAGATCGGGTGAATGCGACGAGGTTGCCACGGCCATTCATGAACATTATATGCCGATAAGGGCTGGTGGGACGCTCCCAAGTAGTATGACAGGTTCGATCCTGAGCATCGCCGACAAGATAGACACCATCTGCGGTATGTTCCTCATAGGACTTCAGCCGTCTGGTACGCAGGATCCCTTCGGCCTCAGAAGACAGGCCTTGGGCGTGCTTCATATATTGGAGGCGTCCGACATAAGATTTTCTCTCGCAGGACTAATTGATCAAGGCATCAAGGGGGTCTTGCGCGACATCAAGGGCAAGGCGCGGTCAATGCAGGAGGCGGCCGGCGGGATATTGGAGTTTTTCAGAGGCCGCATGGTGAACAATATGACATCCAGGGGCTATGATCTCGGCATCGTAGAGGCGGCGATTAGGGTTGGTTTTGACGATGTTGTTGATTGCGTTCGGCGTATAAAGGCCCTGGCTGCAGTGCGTGTAAGACCTGAGTTTGAGCCGTTGAGTATCGCCTTCAAGCGCGTGATGAATATACTTAAGGGCTTTGAAGGCGGTGATGTCGATCAGACGTTGTTTGAGGCGCCGGAAGAGAAGGCCCTTTTTGACGCCTATATGTCGTTAAAGGACGATGTTTTGGCCCTTCTGCGCGATGGTTCCTATGAAGATGCCCTCATAAGACTTTTATCCCTCAAGCCACTGATAGACAATTTTTTTGACCATGTGATGGTCATGGTTGAAGAACCCCGGATAAGAACCAACCGTCTTTCCATCCTGTGGCAGATATCAAACCTGTTTCTGAGGGTCGGGGACCTGTCGGCAGTAGCCATGTAG
- a CDS encoding glycine--tRNA ligase subunit alpha, whose translation MNFQELIFKLNNYWGSRGCLVLQPYDVEVGAGTFHPATFIRSLGLDRWRAAYVQPSRRPTDGRYGENPNRLQHYYQYQVILKPSPDDVQDMYLDSLRAFGLDLARHDVRFVEDDWESPTLGAWGLGWEVWLDGMEITQFTYFQQVGGIDVGIVPVEITYGLERIAMYLQGVDNVYDLKWNDDVTYGFVHYRDEVEFSRYNFESASIEVLKQLFDLHEKEAINLLERGLVLPAYDQCLKCSHNFNILDARGAISVAERTAYIGRVRRIAKKVAEGYILSLDRRLKDGEM comes from the coding sequence ATGAATTTTCAAGAACTTATTTTTAAACTCAACAACTACTGGGGCTCCAGGGGCTGTCTTGTGCTCCAGCCTTATGACGTCGAGGTCGGGGCCGGGACATTTCATCCTGCTACCTTTATAAGATCTCTTGGCCTCGATAGATGGCGGGCGGCATATGTCCAGCCTTCAAGGAGGCCTACTGACGGCCGTTATGGTGAAAATCCAAACCGGCTCCAGCACTATTATCAATATCAGGTGATACTCAAGCCTTCACCTGACGATGTCCAGGATATGTATCTCGACAGCCTCAGGGCCTTTGGTCTCGATCTTGCCAGGCACGATGTCAGATTTGTAGAAGACGATTGGGAGTCACCGACGCTTGGGGCCTGGGGGCTGGGCTGGGAGGTCTGGCTGGACGGTATGGAAATCACCCAATTTACGTATTTCCAGCAGGTCGGCGGCATCGACGTGGGTATCGTGCCGGTCGAGATCACATACGGCCTTGAGCGAATTGCCATGTATCTCCAAGGCGTCGATAATGTCTATGACTTAAAGTGGAATGACGACGTTACTTATGGATTTGTACATTACAGGGATGAGGTGGAGTTTTCCCGGTATAACTTCGAATCCGCATCTATAGAGGTATTGAAGCAGCTCTTTGATCTGCATGAGAAGGAGGCTATCAATCTCCTTGAGCGCGGTCTTGTATTGCCTGCCTATGATCAGTGCCTCAAATGTTCTCACAATTTCAATATCCTTGACGCGCGCGGGGCAATAAGCGTGGCCGAGAGAACGGCATATATCGGTCGTGTGAGGAGAATAGCGAAGAAGGTTGCCGAGGGATATATCTTGAGCCTGGACAGACGGTTGAAGGACGGTGAGATGTGA
- a CDS encoding glucose-1-phosphate adenylyltransferase family protein, with translation MRDTLAMVLAGGVGSRLNVLVSHRAKPAVPFGGIYRIIDFALSNCMNSGLARVAVLTQYKPLSLMRHIGTGAAWDFTGRTRRIEILPPRTGGKDSDWYKGTADAVRQNMDFIESSPSRDVLILSGDHVYYMDYRAMVGHHRRLGAKVTVAMMTVPWELTHQFGIGIVGSDGRITEWEEKPKKARSNLASMGIYVFDVEYLLTALRATKEEDFGHHIIPNALRDGVLFCYPFEGYWRDVGTVQALWDANMDLLDHQSGLDPESWGVVTNLEAEGLGYDRPPIRILTGADLKNSSVAPGCVIKGKVEDSILSPGVVVEKGAYVAQSVVMHDTVILKGAVVRHVVCDKKAIIGEEARIGAGSTIASNRICAGPMNGGLTLIGKWAEVPAGSVIGTDCVISPGIKAEQWPSKVVSDGETV, from the coding sequence ATGAGGGATACCCTTGCAATGGTCCTGGCTGGCGGAGTGGGCAGTCGCCTGAATGTCCTTGTGAGTCACAGGGCCAAGCCAGCCGTGCCGTTCGGCGGCATCTATAGGATAATTGATTTTGCCCTTTCAAACTGCATGAACTCTGGCCTTGCAAGGGTGGCGGTGCTTACACAGTACAAGCCGCTTTCCCTCATGCGTCATATAGGGACCGGTGCCGCCTGGGATTTTACCGGCAGGACCCGTAGGATAGAGATCCTTCCGCCGAGGACGGGGGGAAAAGACTCCGACTGGTACAAGGGTACGGCTGATGCAGTGCGGCAGAATATGGACTTTATAGAGTCAAGTCCATCACGGGACGTCCTCATCCTCTCTGGTGATCACGTCTATTATATGGACTATAGGGCGATGGTCGGACATCATAGGAGGCTCGGTGCAAAGGTGACCGTAGCCATGATGACGGTCCCGTGGGAGTTGACCCATCAGTTCGGCATAGGTATCGTAGGGAGTGACGGCCGCATAACAGAGTGGGAGGAAAAGCCGAAGAAGGCCCGTTCGAACCTGGCATCTATGGGCATCTATGTATTTGATGTTGAATATCTCTTGACCGCCCTGAGGGCCACAAAAGAAGAGGACTTTGGCCACCACATCATTCCAAATGCCTTGAGGGACGGGGTCCTGTTTTGTTATCCATTCGAAGGTTATTGGCGCGACGTAGGGACCGTCCAGGCCCTTTGGGATGCAAACATGGACCTATTGGATCATCAAAGTGGTCTTGATCCGGAGTCGTGGGGGGTCGTCACGAATCTCGAGGCGGAGGGTCTGGGCTATGACCGCCCGCCTATACGCATACTTACCGGTGCAGACCTGAAAAATTCTTCCGTCGCCCCAGGATGCGTGATTAAAGGTAAGGTAGAAGACTCCATCCTGTCCCCTGGGGTTGTGGTGGAGAAGGGTGCCTATGTCGCTCAGTCGGTTGTCATGCACGATACAGTCATATTGAAGGGGGCAGTCGTCAGGCATGTCGTGTGCGATAAAAAGGCCATTATAGGAGAAGAGGCCAGGATAGGTGCAGGAAGCACAATTGCCTCGAATCGTATATGCGCCGGGCCCATGAATGGCGGCCTTACGCTTATCGGCAAATGGGCTGAGGTCCCAGCCGGTTCTGTAATCGGGACAGATTGCGTGATTTCGCCAGGGATAAAGGCCGAGCAGTGGCCGTCCAAGGTTGTTTCCGACGGCGAGACCGTCTGA
- a CDS encoding sulfite exporter TauE/SafE family protein, whose amino-acid sequence MIPYWSALPTGICIATIVMLVGFGGGVLWMPFLLVVMHAAPDTAIITSLLIQTAGTGSGSIAFIRQKKTDNRLALVMFCIAVPGILFGALLAHYIILSHIEMIIGLISLATALLFVTSNCKYTDEGVERVELKKAFKHLWIPVVMSIATGMLTLNVAEWLVPSMREKMGLKVSNAIATCVLLTCGECIVGMLIHGKLGARPDLGIASWAIPGVIIGGQIGPLLAKQIDERMLKEIFIFFLTLIGIHLVYSSYPI is encoded by the coding sequence ATGATTCCTTATTGGTCGGCGCTCCCGACAGGCATATGTATTGCGACGATCGTCATGCTTGTGGGCTTCGGCGGCGGGGTGCTGTGGATGCCGTTTCTGCTGGTCGTGATGCATGCGGCGCCGGACACCGCAATAATCACCTCCCTCCTGATACAGACAGCAGGAACCGGCTCAGGGAGCATCGCATTCATCAGACAAAAGAAGACAGACAACCGCCTGGCCTTGGTCATGTTTTGCATCGCGGTGCCCGGCATACTTTTCGGGGCCCTTCTTGCCCATTATATCATATTGTCCCATATAGAAATGATCATTGGGCTCATATCGCTGGCGACCGCACTGCTTTTTGTAACATCGAATTGCAAATATACAGATGAAGGCGTTGAAAGGGTGGAGTTGAAAAAGGCATTTAAACACCTCTGGATCCCGGTGGTCATGTCCATAGCCACAGGGATGCTCACCCTCAACGTCGCCGAATGGCTCGTACCATCAATGCGGGAAAAGATGGGCCTGAAGGTATCGAATGCCATCGCAACGTGCGTCCTCCTGACATGCGGGGAATGCATCGTAGGGATGCTCATACATGGAAAATTGGGGGCGAGACCGGACCTCGGCATAGCATCATGGGCGATACCGGGTGTCATAATAGGCGGGCAGATCGGGCCGCTGCTGGCAAAACAGATAGACGAAAGGATGCTGAAGGAGATATTCATCTTCTTTCTCACGCTCATAGGTATCCATCTCGTATACAGCTCCTATCCGATTTAA
- the ispH gene encoding 4-hydroxy-3-methylbut-2-enyl diphosphate reductase: MSKTMKVYLARIAGFCLGVKRAVDMALFTSRESKGQVYTFGPLIHNPSVLALLEARGVKVLRDVPASGEGVVIIRAHGAPPDQKEALVRAGFNVVDATCPRVVKVQMLARYYAKKGFKCLLIGDKGHPEVAGIMGYAGEGGMLISSEDDINALPAEIGRYVILAQTTQDEERFHEWSRLILERYPGGRVLNTICDATRRRQDEARRLAGLVDAVIVAGGKESANTKRLAGIVKECGKVAMAVETEEDLDKAVISNFRAVGITAGASTPNWIINRVAREVEAMPGAFEPASRRAAYGLMRFLHESTLLTAMAGGALAAASAMVQGFPLIPAAPISCLYIFAMHTLNRLIDREAGAYNDPLRVRFLIKHKVFFFGASVLALLLSLFMAFGLGSGPFMLLLVLTALGAFYAAPVIPAGRKRISLKDLPGSKAIFVSIAWAAVAVLVPGLEQPLDPCRLVWFVLSGTLVYLRTVLMELLDVQGDRIVGKESLVIAIGEGCALRLIRTGAVILALASISLSVPALFPCPLFVFLPAGVWFFYLSSLFYGERVRENMRLEFMVESVFFILFVSVFIARISHYLF, encoded by the coding sequence GTGTCAAAAACAATGAAGGTCTATCTTGCGCGCATCGCAGGTTTTTGTCTGGGAGTAAAAAGGGCGGTGGATATGGCCCTTTTTACCTCAAGAGAGTCCAAGGGCCAGGTTTATACCTTCGGTCCGCTTATTCATAACCCATCTGTCCTGGCGCTTCTTGAGGCAAGAGGTGTCAAGGTCTTGAGAGACGTGCCGGCCAGTGGCGAGGGCGTGGTGATCATAAGGGCGCACGGCGCCCCTCCAGATCAGAAGGAGGCGCTGGTAAGGGCCGGGTTCAATGTGGTAGATGCTACCTGTCCAAGGGTCGTGAAGGTACAGATGCTTGCACGCTACTATGCAAAAAAGGGATTTAAGTGCTTACTCATCGGTGATAAAGGTCATCCAGAGGTGGCTGGCATAATGGGTTATGCCGGTGAGGGCGGCATGCTTATAAGCAGTGAAGACGATATTAACGCCCTGCCTGCTGAGATCGGGCGATATGTCATCCTCGCCCAGACTACCCAAGATGAGGAACGTTTTCACGAGTGGTCGAGGCTTATCCTCGAAAGGTATCCAGGCGGCAGGGTCTTAAACACCATATGTGACGCCACACGCAGGCGCCAGGATGAGGCAAGGCGGCTTGCAGGGCTGGTGGATGCGGTGATCGTGGCTGGTGGCAAGGAGAGTGCAAATACCAAGCGCCTTGCCGGCATTGTAAAGGAGTGTGGCAAGGTCGCTATGGCGGTCGAGACAGAGGAAGACCTGGACAAGGCCGTGATCAGCAATTTCAGGGCCGTCGGCATAACCGCCGGTGCCTCGACGCCGAATTGGATTATAAATAGGGTGGCGAGGGAAGTAGAGGCCATGCCAGGCGCATTCGAGCCGGCGTCCCGGCGTGCCGCTTACGGTTTAATGAGGTTTTTGCACGAAAGTACACTCCTTACAGCCATGGCCGGAGGGGCGCTTGCTGCGGCCTCGGCCATGGTCCAGGGTTTCCCTTTGATCCCTGCCGCCCCTATCTCATGCCTTTATATCTTTGCCATGCATACCTTGAACAGACTTATAGATCGTGAGGCAGGGGCGTACAATGATCCACTTCGTGTCAGGTTTCTGATAAAACATAAGGTTTTTTTCTTCGGCGCCTCTGTCCTTGCCTTACTTCTGAGCCTCTTTATGGCGTTTGGTCTCGGATCAGGACCTTTCATGCTCCTTCTTGTACTTACTGCCTTAGGCGCTTTTTATGCCGCGCCTGTCATACCTGCTGGTAGGAAAAGGATATCGTTAAAAGATCTGCCCGGTTCCAAGGCCATCTTTGTCTCTATCGCATGGGCTGCGGTCGCCGTGCTCGTCCCTGGTTTGGAGCAGCCTCTTGATCCATGCCGTTTGGTCTGGTTCGTCTTGTCCGGCACCCTTGTTTATTTGAGGACAGTCCTTATGGAGCTTTTGGATGTCCAGGGGGACAGGATAGTTGGGAAGGAAAGCCTGGTGATAGCCATCGGCGAGGGATGCGCCTTGCGGCTTATCCGCACAGGCGCGGTCATCCTTGCCTTGGCCAGCATCTCTCTTTCCGTGCCCGCTCTCTTTCCGTGCCCGCTGTTTGTCTTTCTGCCGGCAGGTGTGTGGTTTTTTTATCTTTCAAGTCTCTTTTACGGGGAGAGGGTCAGGGAGAATATGAGGCTTGAGTTTATGGTGGAGTCAGTGTTTTTCATCCTTTTCGTCTCTGTCTTTATCGCCCGAATATCACATTATCTCTTCTGA